In a genomic window of Nocardia fluminea:
- a CDS encoding DUF3558 family protein, with product MLVRRRFMAVTTLLCGALAIAGCSSTESGNAQPSATTDQAAATAALWDPCSQIPDSTLTSLGLDVKSKRSGILGAEEPGWKICRWDDANYPSGFGIGAYSTIHTLDEVRAKPTNIEFKDVVIAGRSGVQFRQSHYKANEDCSIAFSTATGLAQLDLLTTGVKEKAVPPCERLQPIAAAIVPLFPK from the coding sequence ATGCTCGTGCGGCGACGGTTTATGGCGGTGACCACGTTGTTGTGTGGAGCGCTTGCTATCGCGGGTTGTTCCTCTACCGAGAGTGGGAACGCGCAGCCGAGTGCGACCACCGACCAGGCCGCGGCTACAGCAGCCTTATGGGATCCGTGCAGTCAGATCCCTGACTCGACTTTGACCAGCTTGGGGCTGGATGTGAAATCGAAGCGATCCGGCATCCTCGGCGCTGAAGAACCTGGCTGGAAGATCTGTCGGTGGGATGACGCGAACTATCCATCCGGGTTCGGGATCGGTGCGTACTCCACGATCCACACACTCGATGAAGTGCGCGCCAAGCCGACGAACATCGAGTTCAAGGACGTCGTGATCGCCGGCCGCAGCGGTGTGCAGTTCCGGCAGAGCCACTACAAGGCGAATGAAGACTGCTCGATCGCCTTCTCGACGGCCACGGGTCTCGCACAACTCGATCTACTTACCACCGGCGTGAAAGAGAAGGCGGTACCGCCGTGCGAACGGCTACAGCCGATCGCAGCAGCGATTGTTCCTCTCTTTCCTAAATGA
- a CDS encoding type VII secretion target has translation MTSAGGELSISPDKIKTHATNVTSAGSGLTEALEAAQAVSAPSDAFGKLCAFLGPLFVDSVETDGIDAIQAAIDAFGNTSSNLTAVADAFTTRDTTNATALKTQESGV, from the coding sequence ATGACAAGCGCAGGTGGGGAACTCAGTATCTCCCCGGACAAGATCAAAACCCACGCCACCAATGTCACCTCCGCCGGTTCCGGGCTGACCGAAGCACTCGAAGCAGCCCAAGCGGTCTCGGCCCCCTCGGACGCTTTCGGAAAACTGTGTGCCTTCCTCGGCCCGTTGTTCGTCGACTCGGTCGAAACCGATGGCATCGACGCGATCCAGGCCGCGATCGACGCCTTCGGGAACACCAGCTCGAACCTGACCGCTGTCGCCGACGCGTTCACCACCCGCGACACCACCAACGCTACTGCGCTCAAGACTCAAGAGTCCGGCGTGTAA
- a CDS encoding DUF6531 domain-containing protein gives MATPLVAVQATAYIAKTVATISKLFSKLAKTMSKLKPLLEQLKSAFGDIAKAFKKTPSKTSKNTDTTTTSPAAAKNTDTTTPSTTKQTDTLSNPASTPDSPSKTTDTSDTPGNTKPANTPSDTSKLPDQTDSQKPDLNKTAKQTTDCGDPVDVATGEFLLPATDIDLPGVLALVLTRRHRSSYRFGRWFGPSWAATLDMRVEVDQVGVQFVGPDGELWQFPHTAPDVPVHPVHKGIRATMIRTESGGYSVHDPERELTWIFRPTGPETSLGNYPITEITDRHHNRITFHYNSTGQPTEVTHSSGYRVRIDTDGDRVTSLSVLGTTPTGEPLTAAVREFSYTAGDLTAVTNGVGATTNFRYDEQHRMLSWHDSRGTAMRNTYDKSGRVIEQVGTDGILSATFIYEQLPEFGRSRTHHTNSLGATQVFEFDEDLCLRNLIDPRGAASITDYNEYRQPVRHVDAYANTTVFLYNPDGDLVLVRRPDQQTITITYAAPRRPATITDVDGTILTRTYDETGNLITITDADGISTAYTHHPCGAPASITLSTGATTVIDVDAGGLPTRIVEPGNAVTTISRDAFGRPVTITDPLGNTSTSQYSVEGKLLSRIDADGTVQSWTYDGEANLLTYTNQIGAITRYTYGNFDLVATRETADGSVTSYTHNTERRLTSVTNPLGDTWTYEYDPAGNVCTETDYNGSVIRTDYDLLDRPTTITTPTGVQRRLTFDILGRFTGVSTDTGEWITNTYTPTGQLATARNGIHTEVTHSVTFAHTPAGRVLTQHVDGRPVTYHYDEHGRRIGYSTPSGATTEYERTATGQISALTTHGHRFDFTHDQVGRQNSWHSTGIGQHNTYSPTGNPLQRELVQLDPHTSTPIRLLERDEYAWRPDGYITSHTTTTPTTSRRRDYTVDVIGRITHIGSPADGVTEQYSYDALSNLTTAEIPPSPSPADPAPPVSNPSALPTDPRFEYRNNLLVRAGRIRYHYDIAGRLIRKEKTRISRKPAIWHYRYNAFDQLAEVTNPDKNTWTYTYDPFGRRTTKLHQSSETRTEFSWDGVHLTEQTTTTAGSGIQTHTWANHPTTHIPLTQSVDDQFWAIVTNLQGAPTHLTNPETGEIASTATADLWGRTTWTGPETPHRFQGQQHDPESGLHYNYHRYYDPETGRYLTQDPLGLKPSPNSTTYPHNPLVWSDPLGLTPCGLSREAPRLEDGNSRTGWRHIEQRHIPGGSNNQGSLFAVGTTREQIETAAREIVERGTRQSDPSKDYQVFERRMTINGLRSNYRLVVDSTDGNNIVTMFPILGR, from the coding sequence TTGGCGACCCCGCTGGTCGCGGTCCAAGCCACCGCTTACATCGCGAAAACCGTTGCGACGATTTCGAAGTTGTTCTCGAAGCTGGCCAAGACGATGTCGAAGCTGAAGCCGTTGCTCGAGCAGTTGAAGTCGGCGTTCGGTGATATCGCGAAGGCGTTCAAGAAGACCCCGTCGAAGACCTCGAAGAACACCGACACCACTACCACGAGCCCCGCGGCCGCGAAGAACACCGACACGACAACACCGTCGACCACGAAACAGACAGATACACTATCGAATCCGGCCAGTACACCCGACTCCCCATCCAAAACCACTGACACGTCGGATACCCCGGGCAATACGAAACCCGCGAACACTCCGAGCGATACCAGCAAGCTGCCCGATCAGACCGATTCGCAGAAACCGGACCTCAACAAAACCGCGAAACAAACCACCGACTGTGGTGACCCGGTCGACGTCGCGACCGGCGAATTCCTGCTCCCTGCAACCGATATCGACCTCCCGGGTGTACTGGCTTTGGTTCTGACCCGCCGACACCGATCGTCGTACCGGTTCGGCCGGTGGTTCGGGCCTTCTTGGGCCGCGACACTGGACATGCGCGTCGAAGTCGACCAGGTCGGAGTCCAGTTCGTCGGACCAGACGGGGAGCTGTGGCAATTTCCCCACACCGCCCCCGACGTTCCCGTTCATCCTGTCCACAAGGGCATCCGCGCAACCATGATCCGCACCGAGTCCGGCGGGTACTCGGTCCACGACCCAGAACGCGAACTCACCTGGATATTCCGACCCACCGGGCCGGAAACGTCACTCGGCAACTATCCGATCACCGAGATCACCGACCGCCACCACAACCGAATCACCTTCCACTACAACAGCACCGGTCAGCCCACCGAAGTCACCCACTCCAGCGGATACCGTGTCCGCATCGACACCGACGGTGACCGCGTCACCAGTCTGAGTGTGCTCGGCACCACCCCCACCGGCGAACCCCTCACAGCCGCTGTCCGCGAATTCAGCTACACAGCAGGTGATCTCACCGCGGTCACCAATGGTGTCGGTGCGACCACGAACTTTCGCTACGATGAACAACACCGCATGCTGTCCTGGCACGATTCCCGCGGCACCGCGATGCGCAACACTTATGATAAATCCGGGCGGGTCATCGAACAGGTCGGCACCGACGGCATCCTGTCGGCCACCTTCATCTATGAACAGCTTCCCGAATTCGGGCGCTCACGCACCCATCACACCAACTCTCTCGGTGCCACACAGGTTTTCGAGTTCGACGAAGACCTCTGCCTGCGCAACCTGATCGATCCGCGCGGTGCGGCATCGATCACCGACTACAACGAGTACCGCCAGCCGGTCCGCCACGTCGACGCCTACGCGAACACCACCGTCTTCCTCTACAACCCCGACGGTGACCTGGTCCTGGTTCGACGCCCCGACCAGCAAACCATCACCATCACCTACGCCGCGCCGCGGCGTCCGGCCACGATCACCGATGTCGACGGCACCATCCTTACCCGTACTTACGACGAGACCGGCAATCTCATCACCATCACCGACGCCGATGGCATCTCGACCGCTTACACCCATCATCCGTGTGGTGCCCCAGCGTCGATCACGCTCTCGACCGGTGCCACCACCGTTATCGATGTCGATGCCGGTGGGCTGCCGACGCGGATCGTGGAACCCGGCAACGCCGTCACCACTATCTCGCGGGATGCGTTCGGCCGCCCGGTCACGATCACCGATCCCCTCGGCAACACCAGTACCAGCCAGTATTCGGTCGAGGGAAAGCTGCTTTCACGTATCGATGCTGATGGCACTGTCCAGTCATGGACCTATGACGGTGAAGCGAACCTGCTCACCTACACCAACCAAATCGGTGCCATTACCCGCTACACATACGGCAACTTCGACTTGGTCGCCACCCGCGAAACCGCCGATGGTTCCGTTACTTCCTATACCCACAACACCGAACGTCGGCTCACCTCCGTCACCAACCCTCTCGGTGACACCTGGACGTACGAATATGACCCAGCTGGAAACGTCTGCACCGAAACCGACTACAACGGGTCGGTTATCCGCACCGACTACGACCTCCTCGATCGGCCTACCACCATCACCACACCCACCGGTGTCCAGCGCCGCCTCACCTTCGACATCCTGGGCCGGTTCACCGGTGTCAGCACTGACACCGGTGAATGGATCACCAATACCTACACGCCGACCGGGCAACTCGCTACAGCACGAAACGGGATCCACACCGAGGTGACCCATTCGGTCACCTTCGCCCATACTCCAGCGGGCCGAGTGCTGACCCAGCACGTCGACGGACGCCCCGTCACCTACCACTACGACGAACACGGCCGTCGCATCGGATACTCGACGCCCAGCGGAGCAACGACCGAATATGAACGTACCGCGACCGGGCAAATCTCCGCCCTGACCACGCACGGTCATCGATTCGACTTCACCCACGACCAAGTCGGTCGCCAAAATAGTTGGCACAGTACCGGTATCGGACAACACAACACCTACAGTCCCACCGGCAACCCCCTGCAACGTGAACTCGTCCAACTCGACCCCCACACCAGCACCCCCATCCGGCTTCTCGAACGCGACGAATATGCCTGGCGCCCCGATGGTTACATCACCAGCCACACCACCACAACGCCCACCACCAGTCGTCGCCGCGACTACACCGTCGACGTCATCGGCCGCATCACCCACATCGGCTCCCCGGCCGACGGTGTCACCGAGCAGTACAGCTACGACGCCCTGTCGAACCTCACTACAGCCGAGATTCCACCATCGCCGTCACCCGCTGATCCTGCTCCCCCCGTCAGCAACCCATCCGCACTCCCGACAGATCCGCGGTTCGAATACCGCAACAACCTCCTTGTCCGAGCCGGCCGCATCCGCTACCACTACGACATCGCCGGCCGCCTCATCCGCAAAGAAAAGACCCGGATCTCCCGCAAACCCGCGATCTGGCACTACCGCTACAACGCCTTCGACCAACTCGCCGAAGTCACCAACCCCGATAAGAACACGTGGACCTACACCTACGACCCCTTCGGCCGCCGAACCACCAAACTTCACCAATCAAGCGAAACCCGCACCGAATTTTCCTGGGACGGGGTCCACCTCACCGAGCAAACCACGACCACCGCCGGCTCGGGCATCCAAACCCACACCTGGGCCAACCACCCCACCACTCACATCCCTCTCACTCAGTCGGTGGACGACCAATTCTGGGCAATCGTCACCAACCTCCAGGGTGCCCCCACTCATCTCACCAACCCCGAAACAGGCGAAATCGCCTCAACCGCCACTGCAGACCTCTGGGGACGAACCACCTGGACAGGCCCCGAAACGCCGCACCGCTTCCAGGGTCAACAACACGACCCAGAATCCGGCCTCCACTACAACTACCACCGCTACTACGACCCCGAAACCGGCCGCTACCTCACCCAAGACCCACTCGGCCTGAAGCCCTCTCCCAATTCGACGACCTACCCTCACAATCCGCTGGTCTGGTCCGATCCGCTCGGTCTGACACCGTGCGGTTTGTCACGCGAAGCACCGCGCCTTGAAGACGGAAATAGCAGGACTGGATGGAGGCATATTGAACAACGTCACATTCCTGGAGGATCGAACAATCAAGGATCGCTGTTTGCGGTTGGTACGACACGCGAGCAAATTGAAACAGCGGCGCGCGAAATTGTGGAGCGGGGTACTCGCCAGTCCGATCCTAGCAAGGATTATCAAGTATTCGAGCGTAGGATGACGATCAACGGGTTGCGTTCAAATTATCGACTTGTGGTAGATTCTACAGATGGCAACAACATTGTGACGATGTTTCCGATACTTGGAAGGTGA